TGATTTTGTTTGGGGATTGGGTCTATGCAACTTTGGTGGCAAGTCGCTGATCGTCAGGCAAATCGCGATAGCAATGGCCAGTGTCATGGCCGTGTGCTCGTCGGATTTTGAATGCTGCGTATAATCGAGGTCGACTTCAGCGATTGGATTGGAGTCGACCTCCTCTGAAGTTATTGAAGGGGCATTCTCAAACACGCGTTCGGCGGCTGACCGGTGTCGGAATCTAACGAAAACACTCCTAGCAACGACGAAACTTGCGCAACCTATCTAAAGGCGATTGCTGATCCGTTGCGGCTGAAGGTCGTGCGCGCTTTACAGATGGGGCCGCTCAGTGTTTCTGATATCGCGGAGCTGGTACAGCAAGAGATCGGTACGGTTTCCCATCACTTGCGTGTGCTCTATCACGCCGACATTGTTCAGACTCGGCGGGAAGGAAAGTTCATCTACTATTCGTTGAACGAAGAAATTTTGCGTGCGAAGAAACGCAAACCAGACGCCGTTTTTGACTTCGGTTGCTGCAAGCTAGACGTTAGTGAGTAGCCCGGTCGTCATCATTTGCAGGATGGATGGCTAGAGCGAGCAGAAAATACGTCGACCTGATGTCCGGTCGGGAAACTGCCAGTGCCAATCGGGGCCCGCTATTAAAGATTGGCGTATCGCAAGCAAAACCGGGCGTCTGAGTAGGGCACTGGCGTGCATTGGTGATCAGTGTTTCACGAACGAATGATGATCGTCAAAAACATTTCTGGTAAAACTTCTCGAAGCCTGTTGACTTTGTAGGTGAACACGCATATCTTCCCCGCCCCAGCCCAAGGCAACGCGAGCTGGGCCCGAGGAAACGAGGGGAGGAAGGATCCGAAATGGACACCTTCGAGAGCTTCAAAAAAAACAATTTTGAAATTCTCGCGAAGACAGGT
This genomic interval from Stieleria sp. JC731 contains the following:
- a CDS encoding ArsR/SmtB family transcription factor, with product MSESNENTPSNDETCATYLKAIADPLRLKVVRALQMGPLSVSDIAELVQQEIGTVSHHLRVLYHADIVQTRREGKFIYYSLNEEILRAKKRKPDAVFDFGCCKLDVSE